In Paenibacillus sp. FSL R7-0345, a single window of DNA contains:
- the addB gene encoding helicase-exonuclease AddAB subunit AddB, producing MTVRFLLGRSGSGKTTKICEEVSSRLEAEPLGAPLIVLVPEQGSFSAERGLLSTGKAKGSIRAQTLSFSRLAYRVKQETGGSAGLPISEEGKKMLLYKIISRRKDELKLFGASGDRPGFVERLSSLHTELKRCCLGTNDLEEQLSRMRDSSPGSPILAGKLDDLQLVFGDLEQAMSGLYIDEEDRLAELAAHIPDSSYIRGAEVWVDGFHGFTPQEFMVLREIMLHASRVTVALSLDKIYPPGLQPHELELFHPPAVTYIKLRGMAEEAGLEVWDELLAPPVLPRFADSPALAHLERSYGRRWKWNGEAGRVGRELSVTAASSRRTEVEGALREMLRLAREEGARYGEMAVFVRNISDYESLVAPLFEDYGIPFFLDRKASELHHPLAEFIRSALDTVRRRWRYEDVFRCVKTDLLLPLDGSLTREDMDQLENYVLACGIQGYRWTNGKPWKGIPSLSLEGDRVVDEALLAKMEACREAITGPLYAFETRVKRSRTGLELCTAVYQLLQETDIARKLERRSRAALEQGEPAAAREHSQLWDAVLDLLDQIAEMMGGERLEFELFAGVLETGLTELRMGLVPPSLDQVLVGTMDRTRTTGVKYAFLLGFNEGVVPAQFKEDGILSEGERLVLENAGMELAPGAARKLLDERFLVYNALTTASCRLWISYATADDEGKALLPSEIIRQLHVMFPEGLTEQITSGFPSTIQPDDTEGEARHLGFIGQPEQTLRMLIMQLRQWKQGVDIPGIWWDAYNWYISGGRERRLPLERLLGSLFYRNSGIPLRRETSLRLYGGSTLRGSVSRMEKFVACSFSHFASYGLRLKERQLYKLQAPDIGQLFHAALSDMAKNLQKQGKDWGSLSAEECRKEAGATVDKLAPLLQGEILMSTKRYGYISRKLKNIVGRASIILGEHARRGSFEPAGLELDFGPGKDLPPLRITLPNGCVMEVVGRIDRVDKAESEQGVLLRVIDYKSSQKDLRLHEVYYGLSLQMLTYLDVLLTYSEQWLGRAALPAGTLYFHVHDPLLTSPNGLNREQAAQELLKRFKMKGLLTADREVVSLMDTTLDKGYSSIVPVALKSDGSFYSSASVATPEQWGQLLSSVRSNITEIGTRITEGDVAIQPYRIQQETACTFCSFRPVCQFDEAVEGNGYNNLGKPGKDAVWELLSNKGGEKP from the coding sequence ATGACGGTACGCTTTTTGCTCGGCCGCTCGGGCAGCGGCAAAACTACGAAAATATGTGAGGAAGTCTCCTCACGGCTGGAAGCGGAGCCGCTCGGCGCACCGCTGATTGTGTTAGTGCCGGAGCAGGGCTCGTTCAGTGCGGAACGGGGGCTGCTGAGTACGGGGAAAGCGAAGGGCAGCATCAGGGCCCAGACGCTCAGCTTCTCCCGGCTGGCTTACCGGGTTAAGCAGGAAACAGGAGGCAGCGCAGGTCTGCCGATCAGCGAGGAAGGCAAAAAAATGCTGCTCTACAAAATTATCAGCCGCCGCAAGGACGAGCTGAAGCTGTTCGGCGCATCCGGCGACCGGCCCGGCTTTGTTGAGCGGCTGAGCAGCCTGCATACCGAGCTGAAGCGCTGCTGCCTCGGGACAAACGATCTGGAAGAGCAGCTGTCCAGAATGCGGGACTCTTCGCCGGGCAGTCCGATTCTCGCCGGCAAGCTGGATGATCTGCAGCTTGTATTCGGCGATCTGGAGCAGGCCATGTCCGGATTATATATCGATGAAGAGGACCGGCTGGCCGAGCTGGCCGCCCATATTCCCGATTCTTCTTATATCCGCGGCGCCGAAGTCTGGGTTGACGGCTTCCATGGCTTTACTCCCCAGGAATTTATGGTGCTGCGCGAGATTATGCTGCATGCCTCCAGGGTGACGGTGGCACTGAGCCTGGACAAGATTTATCCGCCTGGACTGCAGCCGCATGAGCTTGAGCTGTTTCATCCCCCAGCCGTTACGTATATCAAGCTGCGCGGGATGGCGGAGGAGGCGGGGCTTGAGGTCTGGGACGAGCTGCTTGCTCCTCCTGTACTGCCGCGTTTTGCGGACAGCCCGGCCCTTGCTCATCTGGAACGGAGCTATGGTCGCCGGTGGAAGTGGAACGGCGAAGCCGGCCGGGTTGGCAGGGAACTGTCAGTAACGGCAGCTTCCTCCCGTAGAACGGAAGTAGAAGGCGCATTGCGGGAAATGCTACGCCTGGCCCGCGAAGAAGGGGCCAGATATGGCGAAATGGCTGTATTTGTGCGGAATATCAGCGACTATGAGTCCCTGGTTGCCCCGTTATTCGAAGATTACGGCATTCCCTTTTTCCTTGACCGGAAGGCAAGTGAGCTGCATCATCCGCTGGCGGAATTTATCCGCTCTGCGCTGGATACTGTGCGCCGGCGCTGGCGCTACGAGGACGTGTTCCGCTGTGTGAAGACCGACCTGCTGCTGCCGCTGGACGGCAGCCTGACCCGTGAGGATATGGATCAGCTTGAGAACTATGTGCTGGCTTGCGGCATTCAGGGCTACCGCTGGACGAACGGTAAGCCGTGGAAGGGGATACCTAGTCTGTCGCTCGAAGGGGACAGAGTTGTGGATGAGGCGCTGCTGGCAAAAATGGAAGCCTGCCGTGAAGCAATCACCGGGCCTCTCTACGCCTTTGAGACACGGGTCAAGCGGAGCCGTACCGGTCTTGAGCTGTGTACGGCCGTTTATCAGCTGCTGCAGGAAACGGATATCGCGCGCAAGCTGGAGCGGCGTAGTAGGGCAGCCCTTGAACAGGGTGAGCCGGCGGCTGCCCGTGAACACAGCCAGCTGTGGGATGCGGTGCTTGACCTGCTGGACCAGATTGCTGAAATGATGGGCGGAGAACGGCTGGAATTTGAGCTGTTCGCCGGAGTGCTGGAAACCGGCCTTACTGAACTTAGAATGGGACTTGTACCGCCGTCTCTCGATCAGGTGCTGGTCGGAACGATGGACCGGACCCGGACAACCGGCGTGAAATACGCGTTTCTGCTCGGCTTCAATGAAGGAGTTGTACCGGCACAGTTCAAGGAGGACGGAATCCTTTCCGAGGGCGAGCGGCTGGTGCTGGAGAATGCCGGCATGGAGCTTGCGCCGGGAGCGGCGCGCAAGCTGCTGGACGAGCGTTTCCTTGTCTATAATGCGCTGACGACAGCCAGCTGCAGACTGTGGATCAGCTATGCGACTGCGGATGATGAAGGCAAGGCACTTTTGCCTTCCGAGATTATCCGTCAGCTGCATGTTATGTTCCCTGAGGGTTTGACCGAACAGATCACGTCCGGATTCCCTTCAACAATCCAGCCGGACGATACCGAAGGGGAAGCACGGCATCTCGGCTTCATCGGCCAGCCTGAACAGACGCTGCGCATGCTGATTATGCAGCTGCGTCAATGGAAACAGGGCGTTGACATACCCGGTATATGGTGGGATGCCTACAACTGGTACATCAGCGGGGGCCGGGAACGGCGGCTGCCGCTGGAGCGTCTGCTCGGATCGCTGTTCTACCGCAACAGCGGGATTCCGCTGCGGCGTGAGACCAGCCTGCGGCTGTACGGCGGTTCAACGCTGCGGGGCAGCGTCTCGCGGATGGAGAAATTTGTGGCCTGCTCGTTTTCCCATTTTGCCTCGTACGGCCTGAGGCTCAAGGAGCGCCAGCTTTATAAGCTCCAGGCACCGGATATCGGCCAGCTGTTCCATGCGGCACTTAGCGACATGGCTAAAAACCTGCAGAAACAGGGCAAGGACTGGGGTAGCCTGTCGGCCGAAGAATGCCGGAAGGAAGCCGGAGCAACGGTAGACAAGCTTGCCCCGCTGCTGCAGGGAGAAATCCTCATGAGTACCAAACGGTACGGATATATTTCCCGCAAGCTCAAGAATATTGTCGGGCGCGCCTCGATTATTCTAGGCGAGCATGCCCGACGGGGCAGCTTTGAGCCCGCGGGGCTGGAGCTGGATTTTGGACCGGGCAAAGATCTGCCGCCGCTGAGAATCACCCTGCCTAACGGCTGTGTGATGGAGGTGGTCGGGCGGATTGACCGGGTTGATAAGGCGGAAAGCGAGCAGGGCGTGCTGCTGCGGGTGATCGACTACAAATCGAGCCAGAAGGATCTGAGGCTGCATGAGGTGTATTACGGCTTGTCGCTGCAGATGTTGACCTATCTCGATGTGCTGCTTACCTATTCGGAGCAGTGGCTGGGCCGGGCGGCGCTTCCGGCCGGAACGTTATATTTTCACGTACATGATCCCTTGCTTACGTCACCGAACGGCCTTAACCGGGAACAGGCGGCACAGGAGCTGCTCAAGCGCTTCAAAATGAAGGGGCTGCTGACTGCCGACCGTGAGGTGGTCTCGCTGATGGATACGACCCTCGACAAGGGGTATTCC